A region of Streptomyces halobius DNA encodes the following proteins:
- the solA gene encoding N-methyl-L-tryptophan oxidase produces the protein MSPSYDVIVLGLGGMGSAAVHQLAARDARVLGLEKYGPVHQRGSSHGGSRITRQSYFEDPAYVPLLLRSYELYDRLERDSGRRVATLCGGVMLGRPQSRTVAGSLLSARTWDLPHEMLDAQEIRRRFPTLAPAADEVALYEARAGFVRPEGTVAAQLQLATRGGAALHFQEPVTRWEALPGGRGVRVHTPEDTYTAGQLVVCPGAWAPWLLADLGVPFLIERQVMYWFAPDGGTAPYTPDRHPVYIWEDAAGVQIYGFPAIDGPDGGAKVAFFRKGTVCTPETIERTVHDDEVLAMAGQVRRRLPGLPGRFLKAGTCMYTNSPDEHFVITRHPAHPDAVTVACGFSGHGFKFVPVVGEILADLALSGATGHPVELFDPARLAAAPGCCSPPTPGCYSPPTPAQGGAR, from the coding sequence ATGTCCCCCTCGTATGACGTGATCGTGCTCGGGCTCGGCGGCATGGGCAGCGCCGCCGTCCACCAGCTGGCCGCGCGCGACGCCCGTGTGCTGGGCCTGGAGAAGTACGGCCCGGTGCATCAGCGCGGCTCCAGCCACGGCGGCTCCCGCATCACCCGGCAGTCCTATTTCGAGGACCCCGCGTATGTCCCGCTCCTGCTGCGCTCCTACGAGCTGTACGACCGGCTGGAGCGGGACTCCGGCCGCCGGGTCGCGACGCTGTGCGGAGGGGTGATGCTGGGGCGGCCGCAGAGCCGTACCGTCGCCGGCTCGCTGCTCTCCGCGCGGACCTGGGACCTGCCGCACGAGATGCTGGACGCCCAGGAGATCCGGCGCCGCTTCCCGACGCTGGCCCCGGCCGCGGACGAGGTCGCGCTGTACGAGGCGCGGGCCGGTTTCGTCCGGCCGGAGGGCACCGTCGCGGCGCAGCTCCAGCTCGCCACCCGTGGCGGCGCCGCTCTCCACTTCCAGGAGCCGGTGACCCGCTGGGAAGCACTGCCCGGCGGCCGGGGAGTGCGCGTCCATACACCCGAAGACACCTATACGGCGGGCCAGTTGGTGGTCTGCCCTGGTGCCTGGGCACCGTGGCTGCTGGCGGACCTCGGCGTGCCGTTCCTGATCGAGCGACAGGTCATGTACTGGTTCGCACCCGACGGCGGCACCGCCCCGTACACCCCTGACCGGCACCCCGTCTATATCTGGGAGGACGCGGCAGGCGTCCAGATCTACGGCTTCCCGGCGATCGACGGGCCGGACGGCGGCGCGAAGGTGGCGTTCTTCCGCAAGGGCACCGTCTGCACCCCGGAGACCATCGAACGGACCGTCCACGACGACGAGGTGCTGGCCATGGCCGGCCAGGTCCGGCGGCGGCTGCCCGGCCTGCCGGGGCGCTTCCTGAAGGCCGGCACCTGTATGTATACCAACAGCCCTGACGAGCACTTCGTCATCACCCGGCATCCCGCCCACCCGGACGCCGTCACCGTCGCCTGCGGCTTCTCCGGCCATGGCTTCAAGTTCGTGCCCGTGGTCGGCGAGATCCTCGCCGATCTGGCGCTGTCCGGCGCGACCGGGCATCCCGTCGAGCTGTTCGACCCCGCCCGGCTGGCCGCCGCGCCCGGCTGCTGCTCCCCACCAACACCCGGCTGCTACTCCCCACCAACACCCGCCCAGGGAGGCGCCCGATGA
- a CDS encoding GcvT family protein — protein sequence MNAPAGAPRVVIIGAGIVGCSLADELTARGWRDITVLEQGPLHTPGGSTSHAPGLVFRTHACRTMTRLAAYTVEKFSGLTDNGRNGEPCFDAVGGLEIATSRERWADLHRKAGLAASWGIEGELVSARRCAELWPLLDESKVLGGFHTPGDGLARALPASRVQAARATARGARFLDRHTVTGIERADGRVTGVVTDRGRFPADVVVSAAGFWGPVIGAMAGAGVEVPLLPLAHQYATTSPVPGLDGGRPILRFQDRDLYFREHADTGSGRSGVRLGIGSYAHRPLPVAPPPALGRGDPHLASLAVPAYDDASVMPSKLPFTPEDFAPSWEDGAWLLPALAGSRVTDGFNGVFSFTPDGMPLLGESRELRGFWLAEAVWVTHSAGAAKAVAEWLTDGRPGIDLHGCEVSRFEGAQRSPAYVRERGTQQFIEVYDVVHPLQPASRPRPLRVSPWYARQQELGGYFLEGGGWERPHWFEANAPLAHGPELPERDAWAARHWSPVVAAEARATRERVALYDMTPLRRLAVTGPGSLEFLQRMTTNQLAKKPGSVTYTLLLDRAGGVRSDLTVARLGTDRFQVGVNSAADLEWLADHAPGGVDVRDITSGTCCVGVWGPLARELVQPLTGTDFSHRGFGYFRAKEAFIGEVPVTAMRLSYVGELGWELYTSADLGLRLWDTLWRAGQGLGVIAAGRGAFNSLRLEKGYRAWGQDMTSEHNPYEAGLGWAVKRDKGDFVGRAALEGLSRESTRRRLVCLTLDDPSAIVLGNEPASVDGVPAGYVTSAAYGYSIGRAIAYAWLPAAAAAPGTAVHLEYFGEKVPATVRAEPLFDPSMDRIRR from the coding sequence GTGAACGCCCCCGCGGGCGCGCCCCGCGTTGTCATCATCGGCGCCGGCATCGTCGGCTGCTCCCTGGCCGACGAACTCACCGCGCGCGGCTGGCGGGACATCACCGTGCTGGAGCAGGGCCCGCTGCACACCCCCGGCGGCTCCACCTCGCACGCCCCCGGCCTGGTGTTCCGCACCCACGCCTGCCGGACGATGACCCGCCTCGCCGCCTACACCGTGGAGAAGTTCTCCGGGCTGACGGACAACGGCCGCAACGGTGAGCCCTGCTTCGACGCGGTGGGCGGTCTGGAGATCGCGACCAGCCGGGAGCGCTGGGCCGATCTGCACCGTAAGGCGGGTCTGGCGGCGTCCTGGGGCATCGAGGGTGAGCTGGTGTCCGCGCGGCGGTGCGCCGAACTGTGGCCGCTGCTGGACGAGTCGAAGGTGCTCGGCGGCTTCCACACGCCCGGCGACGGGCTGGCCCGTGCGCTGCCGGCCTCCCGTGTGCAGGCCGCGCGGGCCACCGCACGCGGCGCCCGCTTCCTGGACCGGCACACCGTGACCGGCATCGAGCGCGCGGACGGCCGGGTCACCGGCGTGGTCACCGACCGGGGCCGCTTCCCCGCCGATGTCGTCGTCTCCGCCGCCGGCTTCTGGGGACCGGTGATCGGCGCGATGGCGGGCGCCGGCGTCGAGGTACCGCTGCTGCCGCTGGCCCACCAGTACGCGACGACCTCGCCGGTGCCGGGCCTCGACGGCGGGCGCCCGATCCTGCGCTTCCAGGACCGCGATCTGTACTTCCGCGAGCACGCGGACACCGGCTCGGGCCGATCCGGTGTCCGCCTCGGCATCGGCTCCTACGCCCACCGTCCGCTGCCCGTGGCCCCTCCCCCAGCCCTCGGCCGGGGGGACCCCCACCTCGCTTCGCTCGCCGTCCCCGCCTACGACGACGCGTCGGTGATGCCGTCCAAGCTGCCCTTCACCCCGGAGGATTTCGCGCCGAGCTGGGAGGACGGCGCCTGGCTGCTGCCTGCCCTGGCCGGCAGCCGGGTCACGGACGGCTTCAACGGGGTGTTCTCGTTCACCCCGGACGGGATGCCGCTGCTCGGCGAGTCCCGTGAACTGCGTGGATTCTGGCTGGCCGAGGCGGTCTGGGTCACCCACTCCGCGGGTGCCGCGAAGGCGGTCGCCGAGTGGCTGACGGACGGCCGGCCCGGCATCGACCTGCACGGCTGCGAGGTGTCCCGCTTCGAGGGCGCCCAGCGCTCACCGGCGTATGTCCGCGAGCGCGGCACGCAGCAGTTCATCGAGGTCTACGACGTCGTCCATCCGCTGCAGCCGGCGAGCCGGCCACGGCCGCTGCGGGTCAGCCCCTGGTACGCCCGGCAGCAGGAACTCGGCGGGTACTTCCTGGAGGGCGGCGGCTGGGAGCGCCCACACTGGTTCGAGGCCAACGCCCCGCTGGCCCATGGCCCGGAGCTTCCCGAGCGGGATGCGTGGGCGGCGCGGCACTGGTCGCCGGTCGTGGCGGCCGAGGCGCGGGCCACCCGGGAACGGGTCGCGCTCTACGACATGACGCCGCTGCGCCGGCTGGCGGTCACCGGGCCGGGCTCGCTGGAGTTCCTGCAGCGGATGACTACCAACCAGCTGGCGAAGAAGCCCGGTTCGGTGACGTACACGCTGCTGCTCGACCGGGCGGGCGGGGTGCGCAGCGATCTGACGGTGGCCCGCCTCGGCACGGACCGCTTCCAGGTCGGCGTCAACAGCGCCGCCGACCTGGAGTGGCTGGCCGACCACGCGCCCGGGGGAGTGGACGTCCGCGACATCACGTCCGGCACCTGCTGCGTCGGGGTGTGGGGTCCGCTCGCCCGTGAACTGGTCCAGCCGCTCACCGGCACCGACTTCTCGCACCGTGGCTTCGGCTACTTCAGGGCGAAGGAGGCGTTCATCGGTGAGGTGCCGGTGACCGCGATGCGGCTGAGTTACGTCGGTGAGCTGGGCTGGGAGCTGTATACGAGCGCCGACCTGGGGCTGCGGCTGTGGGACACGCTGTGGCGGGCCGGACAGGGCCTCGGCGTGATCGCGGCCGGGCGCGGCGCGTTCAACAGCCTGCGCCTGGAGAAGGGTTATCGCGCCTGGGGCCAGGACATGACCAGCGAGCACAACCCGTATGAGGCCGGGCTCGGTTGGGCCGTGAAGCGGGACAAGGGCGATTTCGTGGGGCGCGCGGCCCTGGAGGGACTGTCGCGGGAAAGCACGCGGCGCCGCCTGGTGTGCCTGACGCTCGATGATCCGTCCGCGATCGTGCTGGGCAACGAGCCGGCGTCTGTGGACGGCGTACCGGCCGGATATGTCACCAGCGCGGCCTACGGCTACTCCATCGGGCGGGCGATCGCCTACGCCTGGCTGCCGGCCGCCGCGGCCGCGCCCGGTACGGCCGTCCATCTGGAGTACTTCGGCGAGAAGGTCCCGGCGACGGTCCGCGCCGAACCGCTCTTCGACCCGTCCATGGACCGTATCCGCCGTTAG
- a CDS encoding S-(hydroxymethyl)mycothiol dehydrogenase, whose translation MPHEARAVVAVKKGAPVEVLPVLVPDPGPGDVLVTVQACGVCHTDLHYRDGAIGEDFPYLLGHEAAGVVEAVGPGVTEPAPGDYVVLAWRAPCGRCRSCRRGRPWYCFDSRTAGRTMTLRDGGMPLAPALGIGAFAEKTVVAAGQAVKVDPSARPEAAGLIGCGVMAGYGAAVHTGAVGSGDTVAVIGCGGVGNAAIAGASRAGARRVIAVDIDDGKLDAAERFGATDTVNSRGTDPVAAVRALTAGHGADVVIDAVGCPETYRQGFHMRDLAGTLVQVGVPAPEMTIELPLIELFSRGGALKSSWYGDCLPSRDFPVLIDLYLSGKLDLDRFVSETIGLCDIEAAFAKMRRGEVLRSVVVL comes from the coding sequence ATGCCGCACGAAGCCCGCGCCGTCGTCGCCGTCAAGAAGGGCGCGCCCGTCGAGGTGCTGCCGGTCCTCGTCCCCGATCCCGGTCCGGGCGATGTGCTCGTGACCGTCCAGGCGTGCGGGGTGTGCCACACGGATCTGCACTACCGCGACGGCGCGATCGGCGAGGACTTCCCGTATCTGCTCGGCCATGAGGCGGCGGGTGTCGTCGAGGCCGTCGGGCCCGGTGTCACGGAACCGGCCCCCGGCGACTATGTGGTGCTCGCCTGGCGGGCGCCCTGCGGCCGGTGCCGCTCCTGCCGCCGCGGCCGCCCCTGGTACTGCTTCGACTCCCGTACCGCCGGCCGGACGATGACACTGCGGGACGGGGGCATGCCGCTGGCCCCGGCCCTGGGCATCGGCGCGTTCGCCGAGAAGACCGTGGTCGCCGCCGGGCAGGCGGTGAAGGTCGATCCGTCGGCGCGCCCCGAGGCGGCGGGGCTGATCGGCTGCGGGGTGATGGCCGGTTACGGCGCGGCCGTGCACACCGGGGCCGTGGGCAGCGGTGACACCGTGGCCGTCATCGGCTGCGGCGGCGTCGGCAACGCCGCCATCGCCGGCGCCTCCCGGGCCGGTGCCCGCCGGGTCATCGCCGTCGACATCGACGACGGGAAGCTGGACGCCGCGGAACGGTTCGGCGCCACCGACACCGTCAACTCCCGCGGGACGGACCCGGTCGCGGCGGTCCGAGCGCTGACCGCCGGGCACGGCGCCGATGTGGTGATCGACGCGGTGGGCTGCCCGGAGACCTACCGGCAGGGTTTCCATATGCGCGATCTGGCGGGGACGCTCGTCCAAGTCGGCGTTCCCGCCCCGGAGATGACGATCGAGCTGCCGCTGATCGAGCTGTTCTCGCGCGGCGGCGCCCTGAAGTCCTCCTGGTACGGGGACTGTCTGCCCAGCCGCGACTTCCCCGTCCTGATCGATCTGTATCTGAGCGGCAAACTGGATCTGGACCGCTTCGTCAGCGAGACCATCGGGCTGTGCGACATCGAGGCGGCCTTCGCCAAGATGCGGCGCGGCGAGGTGCTGCGTTCGGTGGTGGTCCTGTGA
- a CDS encoding IclR family transcriptional regulator has protein sequence MANTSETADDRSEERRGGAGSVQSVDRAVSVLEILARMGEAGVTEISDELGVHKSTAFRILGVLENRGLVEQEKERGKYFLGAGVLRLAGAAAIRLDISQEGQPVCRALADDTGETANIAVLDGDAAVNIMQARGAAAVTAYNWLGRRTPLHATASGKVLLAHLPRGRREALVTRKLARFTDTTLTTAAALRAQLTAAFESGFACSTEELEIGLNAVAAPVRAHDGAVIGAIGVSGPAYRMERSLLPGLAERSAKAAAELSRRMGYAG, from the coding sequence ATGGCGAACACGAGTGAGACGGCGGACGACCGGTCCGAGGAGCGGCGCGGCGGGGCGGGTTCCGTCCAGTCCGTGGACCGCGCGGTGAGCGTTCTGGAGATTCTGGCCCGGATGGGCGAGGCCGGAGTGACGGAGATTTCCGATGAGTTGGGGGTCCACAAGTCGACCGCGTTCCGGATCCTGGGCGTGCTGGAGAACCGCGGGCTGGTGGAGCAGGAGAAGGAGCGCGGGAAGTACTTCCTGGGTGCCGGGGTGCTGCGGCTGGCCGGCGCGGCGGCCATCCGGCTGGACATCTCACAGGAGGGCCAGCCGGTGTGCCGGGCGCTGGCCGACGACACCGGGGAGACCGCCAATATCGCGGTGCTGGACGGCGATGCCGCGGTCAACATCATGCAGGCCAGGGGGGCCGCCGCGGTGACCGCCTACAACTGGCTGGGCCGCCGCACCCCGCTGCACGCCACCGCCAGCGGCAAGGTGCTGCTGGCGCATCTGCCGCGCGGGCGGCGGGAGGCCCTGGTGACCCGCAAGCTGGCGCGCTTCACCGACACCACCCTGACCACGGCGGCCGCGCTGCGCGCGCAGCTGACGGCCGCCTTCGAGAGCGGGTTCGCCTGCTCCACCGAGGAGTTGGAGATCGGGCTGAACGCGGTGGCGGCGCCGGTCCGGGCACACGACGGCGCGGTGATCGGGGCGATCGGCGTCTCCGGGCCCGCCTACCGCATGGAGCGGTCGCTGCTGCCGGGACTCGCGGAACGCTCCGCGAAGGCGGCCGCCGAGCTCTCCCGCCGTATGGGGTACGCGGGTTGA
- a CDS encoding bifunctional 3-phenylpropionate/cinnamic acid dioxygenase ferredoxin subunit, whose protein sequence is MIPVCRIEDLPEGESVRIEIDDATPAIAVFHTDGALYAVDDTCSHQDASLSEGWVEGCFVECPLHAALFDLRTGAPVCLPARRPVRTHEVSVVDGMIHVRPAVPEEEAVA, encoded by the coding sequence ATGATTCCCGTCTGCCGCATCGAGGACCTGCCCGAGGGCGAGTCCGTACGGATCGAGATCGACGACGCCACACCCGCCATCGCCGTCTTCCACACCGACGGCGCGCTCTACGCCGTCGACGACACCTGCAGCCACCAGGACGCCTCGCTCTCCGAGGGCTGGGTCGAGGGCTGCTTCGTCGAATGCCCGCTGCACGCGGCCCTGTTCGACCTGCGCACCGGCGCACCGGTCTGCCTGCCCGCCCGCCGGCCCGTGCGGACGCACGAGGTCAGTGTGGTGGACGGGATGATCCATGTCCGGCCCGCCGTACCGGAAGAAGAGGCCGTGGCATGA
- a CDS encoding NAD(P)/FAD-dependent oxidoreductase, translating into MRTVTVVGASLAGLYAARALRAQGFDGRLVVIGAERHRPYDRPPLSKDFLARAPGAPAMAAGARSPSDADTLALSDADAVTLSDAEALSLSDADEDAELAAEWLLGTPAAGLDTAGRAVLLADGRRITTDGVVIATGATPRTLPGPPRAGVHTLRTLDDAVALRAELHAGARKVVVIGGGFIGAEAASTCAELGADVTIVEAAPLPLVPQLGREIAQVCARLHTGHGVRLLCGTGVKALRADGRGDGDRGDSGAPPGTTTRRAPRVTGVELADGRLLGADTVIVGIGVRPATDWLAASPLALRDGVLCDQGGVTALRQVVAAGDVARYGELRAEHWTSATEQPAVAVRNLLAGTTVARHTAPPYFWSDQYGSRIQLAGHRGPKDTVRIAEGSPEEGSLLAVYERDGEITAAFALNRPRPFTRLRRRLGAGRPAAPAAPAGAPAAAPGATP; encoded by the coding sequence ATGAGGACCGTCACGGTCGTCGGGGCATCCCTGGCCGGACTGTACGCGGCCAGGGCCCTCCGGGCCCAGGGCTTCGACGGCCGCCTGGTCGTCATCGGCGCCGAACGCCACCGCCCCTACGACCGGCCGCCGCTGTCCAAGGACTTCCTGGCCCGCGCCCCCGGCGCACCGGCCATGGCGGCGGGCGCCCGGTCGCCCTCCGACGCCGACACCCTGGCCCTGTCCGACGCCGATGCCGTGACACTCTCCGACGCCGAAGCCCTGTCCCTCTCCGACGCCGACGAGGACGCGGAACTGGCCGCCGAATGGCTGCTGGGCACCCCCGCCGCCGGGCTCGACACGGCCGGCCGGGCGGTGCTGCTCGCCGACGGCCGCCGGATCACCACCGACGGTGTGGTGATCGCCACCGGGGCGACGCCCCGCACCCTGCCCGGACCACCACGGGCCGGTGTGCACACCCTGCGCACCCTCGACGACGCGGTGGCGCTCCGCGCCGAACTGCACGCCGGCGCACGGAAAGTGGTGGTCATCGGCGGCGGCTTCATCGGCGCCGAGGCCGCCTCGACCTGTGCGGAACTCGGCGCCGACGTCACGATCGTAGAGGCGGCACCACTGCCGCTGGTGCCCCAACTCGGCCGGGAAATCGCCCAGGTGTGTGCCCGACTGCATACCGGCCACGGAGTGCGCCTGCTGTGCGGCACCGGTGTCAAGGCGCTACGGGCGGACGGTCGTGGCGACGGCGACCGCGGGGACTCCGGCGCGCCACCGGGTACCACGACCCGGCGCGCGCCTCGTGTCACCGGCGTCGAACTCGCCGACGGCCGGCTGCTGGGAGCCGACACCGTCATCGTCGGCATCGGCGTCCGCCCCGCCACCGACTGGCTGGCGGCCTCGCCCCTCGCCCTGCGCGACGGCGTGCTCTGCGACCAGGGTGGGGTGACCGCACTGCGACAGGTCGTCGCCGCCGGAGACGTCGCGCGCTACGGCGAGCTCCGCGCCGAACACTGGACCAGTGCCACCGAACAGCCCGCCGTCGCCGTCCGCAACTTGCTGGCCGGCACCACCGTCGCCCGCCACACCGCCCCGCCGTACTTCTGGTCCGACCAGTACGGCAGCAGAATCCAACTCGCCGGCCACCGCGGCCCGAAGGACACCGTACGCATCGCCGAGGGCAGCCCCGAGGAGGGCAGCCTGCTCGCCGTCTACGAGCGCGACGGCGAGATCACCGCGGCCTTCGCCCTCAACCGCCCCCGCCCTTTCACGCGGCTGCGCCGCCGACTCGGGGCGGGCCGTCCCGCGGCTCCCGCCGCTCCTGCCGGCGCCCCCGCCGCCGCTCCCGGCGCAACGCCCTAG
- a CDS encoding nitrate- and nitrite sensing domain-containing protein produces MPFRGKSIRRKIVALLLVPLVSLTAMWAFATYITGREANQLLDVGNVAHQLGAPVHEVTQSLQRERRQSLLYLADRRGADALTELRQRTRATDDAVDRLRALTRDPGVHEDLNGDTGHRMDSIVSGLDGLPSLRAQVEHNTATRDEVMEAYNDLVDPNFDFLLSLNAVDDAKMDRQGRALVVVARARESFAREDALMSAALVSGSMSKRDLRAISDRVAERRIRYGGGLTSLPAKDRGLFDDYWRTATARTVISYENRAIAAGPRAAPHLLNAERWNVAAKKVLGDLKEMGDEAGARYRERVAPVATAVVLKAGIAGVLGFVALLVSVVVSFRIGRRHIKDLTRLRKDAHEVSGVRLPSVMRRLAAGEQVDVETEAPRLEFGQDEMGQVGQALNTLQRAAVEAAVKQADMRRGVSEVFVNLARRSQVLLHRQLTLLDAMERRTEDTEELADLFRLDHMTTRMRRHAEGLVILSGAAPSRQWRKPIQLMDVVRAAVAEVEDYERIEVRRLPRLAVDGPAVSDLTHLIAELLENATVFSPPHTAVQVFGERVPNGFTLEIHDRGLGMAPDLLLDANLRLAETPEFELSDTDRLGLFVVSRLARRQGVRVSLQPSPYGGTTAVVFIPGALLTETSDDGREDPELTAGDASDGVGGNALDKSGRLDHSAGRLAALSQVPIPLPEGETRTTSGILDGPIELEAPLGPDELRSLDDEERLFGRGDPGSGERPRGRGRRGPSAPTGPVPSPAAPRSIAPVPPVPDGEQHHQTRDQAPAGGLTPLPRRPRPPVLVSDHGRTVDDGDTHGSDGDTHRGDGDTHDGDSHGKTGHTEHPAPTPTTPRGLPRRVRQASLAPQLKAAPTTRQPTEPERPAEDPADARDADTVRTRMASLQRGWQRGRRDHEEAPGDAGTGQERADGAADATTAVATTDGSTPRPTALGTARNDTSTARVDTPHHADGHRTDDAHRPDDARDTAARDGEGTTAPGTTSGGDGP; encoded by the coding sequence ATGCCCTTTCGCGGGAAGTCGATCCGTCGGAAGATCGTGGCGCTGCTGCTCGTGCCGCTGGTGTCCCTGACGGCCATGTGGGCCTTCGCGACCTATATCACCGGGCGCGAGGCCAACCAGCTGCTCGATGTCGGCAACGTCGCACACCAACTGGGCGCACCGGTCCACGAGGTCACCCAGTCCCTGCAACGCGAACGCCGCCAGAGCCTGCTCTACCTCGCCGACCGGCGCGGCGCCGACGCCCTCACCGAACTGCGGCAGCGGACCCGCGCCACCGACGACGCCGTCGACCGGCTGCGCGCCCTCACCCGGGACCCCGGCGTACACGAGGACCTCAACGGCGACACCGGCCACCGGATGGACAGCATCGTCAGCGGGCTGGACGGCCTTCCCTCCCTGCGCGCCCAGGTCGAGCACAACACCGCCACCCGCGACGAGGTCATGGAGGCGTACAACGACCTCGTCGACCCCAACTTCGACTTCCTGCTCTCCCTCAACGCCGTGGACGACGCGAAGATGGACCGGCAGGGCCGCGCACTGGTCGTCGTCGCGCGCGCCCGGGAGTCCTTCGCCCGCGAGGACGCCCTGATGTCCGCGGCCCTGGTGTCCGGCAGCATGAGCAAGCGCGATCTGCGCGCCATCTCCGACCGGGTCGCCGAGCGCCGGATCCGCTACGGCGGCGGCCTCACCTCCCTGCCCGCCAAGGACCGCGGTCTCTTCGACGACTACTGGCGCACCGCCACGGCGCGCACGGTGATCTCGTACGAGAACCGTGCGATCGCCGCGGGCCCGCGGGCCGCACCCCATCTGCTCAACGCCGAACGCTGGAACGTGGCCGCGAAGAAGGTGCTCGGCGATCTGAAGGAGATGGGTGACGAGGCGGGCGCCCGCTACCGCGAGCGGGTGGCGCCGGTCGCCACGGCCGTCGTGCTCAAGGCCGGTATCGCCGGCGTGCTGGGCTTTGTGGCCCTGCTCGTCTCCGTCGTCGTCTCCTTCCGCATCGGCCGCCGGCACATCAAGGACCTCACCCGGCTCCGCAAGGACGCCCACGAGGTCTCCGGCGTCCGGCTGCCCAGCGTGATGCGCAGGCTGGCGGCCGGCGAACAGGTCGACGTGGAAACCGAGGCGCCCCGCCTGGAATTCGGCCAGGACGAGATGGGCCAGGTCGGCCAGGCGCTCAACACCCTCCAGCGAGCCGCCGTCGAGGCCGCCGTCAAACAGGCGGACATGCGCCGCGGCGTCTCCGAGGTCTTCGTCAACCTCGCCCGCCGCAGCCAGGTCCTCCTGCACCGCCAGCTGACCCTCCTGGACGCCATGGAGCGGCGCACCGAGGACACCGAAGAACTCGCCGATCTGTTCCGGCTCGACCACATGACCACCCGTATGCGCCGGCACGCCGAGGGCCTGGTCATCCTCTCCGGCGCCGCCCCCTCCCGGCAGTGGCGCAAACCCATCCAGCTCATGGACGTGGTGCGCGCGGCCGTCGCCGAGGTCGAGGACTACGAGCGCATCGAGGTACGCCGGCTGCCCCGCCTCGCCGTCGACGGCCCCGCCGTCTCCGACCTCACCCACCTCATCGCCGAACTCCTCGAAAACGCCACCGTCTTCTCGCCTCCGCACACCGCCGTCCAGGTGTTCGGCGAACGAGTCCCCAACGGCTTCACCCTGGAGATCCACGACCGCGGCCTGGGCATGGCCCCCGACCTGCTGCTCGACGCCAACCTCCGGCTCGCCGAAACCCCCGAGTTCGAACTGTCCGACACCGACCGCCTCGGCCTGTTCGTCGTCAGCCGGCTCGCCCGGCGCCAGGGCGTCCGTGTTTCCCTCCAGCCCTCCCCGTACGGCGGCACCACCGCAGTGGTCTTCATCCCCGGCGCGCTCCTGACCGAGACCTCCGACGACGGCCGGGAAGATCCCGAACTGACGGCCGGAGACGCGTCCGACGGCGTGGGCGGCAACGCCCTGGACAAATCCGGCCGACTGGACCACTCAGCAGGAAGGTTGGCCGCGCTCTCCCAGGTGCCGATACCCCTCCCCGAGGGTGAGACCCGCACCACCTCCGGCATCCTCGACGGCCCGATCGAACTGGAGGCGCCGCTGGGCCCGGACGAGCTGCGCTCCCTCGACGACGAGGAACGCCTCTTCGGCAGGGGCGATCCCGGCAGCGGCGAACGCCCGCGGGGCCGCGGCCGCCGGGGACCGTCCGCACCGACCGGCCCGGTCCCCTCACCGGCCGCCCCGCGCAGCATCGCGCCGGTCCCGCCCGTCCCGGACGGCGAGCAGCACCACCAGACCCGCGACCAGGCCCCGGCCGGCGGCCTCACCCCTCTGCCGCGCCGCCCCCGCCCGCCGGTCCTGGTCTCCGACCACGGCCGCACGGTCGACGACGGCGACACTCATGGGAGCGACGGCGACACCCACCGGGGCGACGGCGATACCCACGACGGCGACTCCCACGGGAAAACAGGACATACCGAGCACCCTGCCCCCACGCCCACCACGCCACGGGGCCTGCCCCGCCGCGTACGCCAGGCCAGCCTGGCACCCCAGCTCAAGGCCGCCCCCACCACCCGTCAGCCCACCGAGCCGGAGCGCCCGGCCGAGGACCCGGCGGACGCCCGGGACGCCGACACGGTCCGCACCCGGATGGCCTCACTCCAGCGCGGTTGGCAACGCGGCCGCCGTGACCACGAGGAGGCCCCGGGCGACGCCGGGACGGGACAGGAGAGAGCAGACGGAGCGGCCGACGCCACGACCGCCGTCGCCACGACGGACGGGAGCACACCACGCCCGACCGCCCTTGGCACGGCACGCAACGACACCTCCACGGCGCGCGTCGACACCCCACACCACGCGGACGGCCACCGAACGGATGACGCCCACCGCCCGGACGACGCCCGCGACACGGCCGCGCGCGACGGCGAGGGCACCACAGCACCAGGAACCACATCGGGAGGGGACGGTCCATGA
- a CDS encoding roadblock/LC7 domain-containing protein: MTAPKAATSTAASATAESAKGSGELSWLLDELVERVGSIRKALVLSSDGLATGASKDLSREDGEHLAAVASGFHSLAKGVGRHFDAGRVRQTMVELDDAFLFVSAAGDGSCLAVLADADSDIGLIAYEMTLLVKRVGTHLGTAPRSGQPT, encoded by the coding sequence ATGACCGCACCGAAGGCAGCAACGTCCACCGCGGCGTCCGCCACTGCAGAGTCTGCGAAGGGATCCGGCGAGCTGAGCTGGCTCCTGGACGAGCTGGTCGAGCGGGTCGGCAGCATCCGCAAGGCACTGGTGCTCTCCAGCGACGGGCTGGCCACCGGCGCCTCGAAGGACCTCAGCCGCGAGGACGGTGAGCATCTGGCCGCGGTGGCCTCCGGCTTCCACAGCCTGGCCAAGGGCGTCGGCCGGCACTTCGACGCCGGCCGGGTCCGGCAGACCATGGTGGAACTGGACGACGCGTTCCTGTTCGTCAGCGCGGCCGGCGACGGCAGCTGCCTGGCCGTACTGGCCGACGCCGACTCCGATATCGGCCTGATCGCCTACGAGATGACGCTGCTGGTCAAGCGCGTGGGTACGCACCTGGGCACCGCGCCCAGGTCCGGGCAGCCCACCTGA